One genomic segment of Aquipluma nitroreducens includes these proteins:
- a CDS encoding carbon starvation CstA family protein — MITFFVSIVALVLGYVFYGKLMEKIFGADENRETPAMSMNDGVDYMPLPKWKTFLIQFLNIAGLGPIFGAVAGAMWGPVAFLWIVLGSIFAGAVHDYFSGMLSVKHKGLSIPEIVGIYLGVGTKQFMRGFTVVLMVIVGAVFIMGPAKILESLTPETLTMNFWVWVVFIYYVLATMLPIDKIIGKIYPVFGFALLFMAVGLTVALFVEGYRIPELTLSNLTNFHNQPEKFPIFPMMFITIACGAISGFHSTQAPLMARCITNEKQGRGVFYGAMITEGIVALIWAAIGMAFYNGVGPLNDVMVANKGNAAFVVNEISNSLLGKVGGALALLGVVAAPITSGDTAFRSARLIVADFLSYKQGPIKNRLLISVPLFAVGYGLTLVDFAVIWRYFAWSNQTLAMVVLWAITVYLAQEKKFYWITLIPALFMTVVITSYLLFAPEGFGLSYMVSLSAGLVVALGMAVWFFFYMDRRNNLIASEIVTS, encoded by the coding sequence ATGATTACCTTTTTTGTTTCGATTGTGGCTTTGGTATTGGGTTATGTTTTCTACGGAAAGTTGATGGAGAAGATATTTGGTGCCGACGAAAACAGGGAAACACCAGCCATGAGTATGAACGATGGAGTGGATTACATGCCATTGCCCAAGTGGAAAACTTTTCTGATTCAATTTCTGAACATTGCAGGACTCGGACCTATTTTTGGAGCTGTAGCCGGAGCCATGTGGGGGCCGGTAGCTTTTCTCTGGATTGTTCTGGGGTCGATCTTTGCCGGAGCGGTTCACGATTATTTCTCCGGAATGCTATCGGTGAAACACAAAGGTTTGAGTATTCCCGAAATTGTTGGAATTTATCTGGGCGTTGGCACCAAGCAGTTTATGCGCGGTTTTACGGTCGTTTTAATGGTGATTGTGGGTGCAGTCTTCATTATGGGTCCAGCTAAAATTTTGGAGAGTTTAACTCCTGAAACACTAACGATGAATTTCTGGGTTTGGGTAGTCTTCATTTATTACGTCTTGGCTACTATGTTGCCTATCGATAAAATCATTGGTAAAATTTATCCTGTTTTTGGTTTTGCTCTCTTGTTTATGGCTGTTGGATTAACGGTTGCCCTTTTTGTCGAGGGTTATCGTATACCTGAATTGACTTTAAGCAATCTGACAAACTTTCACAATCAGCCTGAAAAATTCCCCATCTTCCCAATGATGTTTATTACCATCGCATGTGGCGCCATCTCAGGGTTTCATTCCACTCAGGCGCCTTTGATGGCGCGATGCATTACCAACGAAAAGCAGGGTCGGGGAGTGTTTTATGGGGCAATGATTACTGAAGGAATTGTAGCTTTGATTTGGGCTGCCATAGGCATGGCTTTTTACAATGGAGTAGGTCCGCTCAACGATGTGATGGTTGCCAATAAAGGAAACGCCGCTTTTGTAGTGAACGAAATTTCGAACTCGCTGCTCGGTAAAGTGGGTGGAGCACTTGCCTTATTGGGAGTGGTTGCTGCGCCAATTACATCGGGCGATACCGCTTTCCGAAGTGCCCGTTTAATCGTAGCCGATTTCCTGAGTTATAAACAAGGACCAATCAAAAATAGACTACTAATTAGCGTTCCGTTGTTTGCTGTTGGTTATGGTTTAACTCTGGTCGATTTTGCTGTAATCTGGCGTTATTTCGCTTGGTCGAACCAAACATTGGCAATGGTTGTACTTTGGGCCATAACAGTTTACCTGGCTCAGGAAAAGAAATTCTACTGGATCACGCTTATCCCCGCCCTGTTTATGACTGTTGTTATTACCAGCTACTTGTTATTTGCTCCTGAGGGTTTTGGTTTGTCGTATATGGTTTCTTTATCAGCTGGCCTTGTTGTTGCATTAGGTATGGCGGTCTGGTTTTTCTTTTACATGGATAGACGGAATAATTTAATTGCATCAGAGATAGTTACATCGTAG
- a CDS encoding FAD-dependent oxidoreductase, whose translation MKNLFQSGRILLLFLVVLCSLFSCSSIHKNTYSADLIIYGGTSAAVTAAVEAVQSGKTVLVVSLDTHLGGLSSGGLGFTDTGDKSTIGGLSREFYHRVWLHYNDSAAWKWQKHSEFGNKGQGTVAMDGENRTMWIFEPHVAEQVFEDFIAENKITVLRNEWLDRTNGLIKENGKIVSFKTLSGKTFSGKMFIDATYEGDLMAAAGVTYHVGREACSVYNETWNGVQAEVFQHGHHFKDKIDPYKIPGKPESGLLYGISSEPIAPNCSGDNKIQAYCFRLCMSSNPDNLVPFPKPENYDPANYELLGRVFDAGWREWFNKFDLIPNRKTDTNNHGPFSSDFIGMNYDYPEASYERRKEIIQEHADYQKGLLYYVANDPRVPKEIHDEMQKWGLAKDEFQENGNWSRQLYIREARRMIGVYVTTENDVLAKREVPQPVGMGSYAMDSHNAQRYVTSEGFVQDEGDIGVSPEAPYSISYGSIIPKKEECTNLLVPVCVSSSHIAYGSIRMEPVFMILGQSAAAAACNAIDGGIGVQDVDYNVLKETLKKKNQVLKLQ comes from the coding sequence CAATCTGGTCGTATTCTCTTACTATTTTTAGTTGTTTTATGCTCATTATTCTCCTGTAGTTCAATCCATAAAAACACTTATTCTGCCGACCTCATTATTTATGGAGGCACTTCGGCGGCAGTAACAGCAGCCGTAGAAGCCGTTCAGTCTGGCAAAACAGTTTTGGTTGTTTCTCTGGATACTCATTTAGGAGGACTTTCTTCAGGCGGATTGGGTTTTACCGATACCGGTGACAAATCGACCATTGGTGGACTTTCGCGCGAATTTTATCACCGGGTTTGGTTGCATTACAACGATTCAGCAGCATGGAAATGGCAGAAACATTCCGAATTTGGTAACAAAGGTCAGGGAACAGTTGCAATGGACGGCGAAAACCGGACCATGTGGATTTTCGAACCTCACGTGGCAGAACAGGTTTTCGAAGACTTTATTGCTGAAAATAAAATCACTGTTTTGCGCAACGAATGGCTCGATAGAACCAACGGATTGATAAAAGAGAATGGCAAAATTGTATCATTCAAGACGCTTTCAGGAAAAACCTTTTCAGGCAAAATGTTTATCGATGCCACTTACGAAGGCGATTTGATGGCTGCTGCCGGCGTAACTTATCATGTTGGGCGCGAAGCTTGCTCGGTTTACAACGAAACATGGAATGGCGTCCAGGCTGAAGTATTTCAGCACGGTCATCATTTCAAAGATAAGATTGATCCGTACAAGATTCCGGGGAAACCTGAAAGTGGCTTGCTGTATGGCATTTCGTCCGAACCGATTGCACCAAACTGCTCGGGCGACAACAAAATTCAGGCCTACTGTTTTCGCTTGTGTATGAGTAGTAATCCCGATAATTTAGTGCCTTTCCCGAAACCTGAAAATTACGATCCGGCTAACTACGAATTGCTTGGTCGCGTGTTTGATGCCGGTTGGAGAGAGTGGTTTAATAAATTCGACCTGATTCCAAACCGAAAAACAGATACCAACAATCATGGTCCGTTTAGCAGCGATTTTATTGGCATGAATTACGATTATCCTGAAGCTTCGTACGAACGACGCAAGGAAATTATTCAGGAGCATGCAGATTACCAGAAAGGTTTGCTTTATTATGTGGCAAACGATCCGCGTGTTCCAAAGGAAATTCACGATGAAATGCAAAAGTGGGGATTGGCAAAAGATGAATTTCAGGAGAATGGAAACTGGTCGCGACAGTTGTACATTCGCGAAGCACGGCGAATGATTGGCGTTTATGTGACTACTGAAAACGATGTTTTGGCTAAACGCGAAGTCCCGCAACCGGTTGGAATGGGGTCGTATGCGATGGATTCGCACAATGCACAGCGTTACGTGACTTCCGAAGGATTTGTACAGGATGAAGGCGATATTGGTGTTTCGCCCGAAGCTCCATACTCAATTTCTTATGGCTCCATAATCCCGAAGAAGGAAGAATGTACCAATTTGCTTGTTCCGGTTTGTGTTTCGTCGAGTCACATTGCCTATGGGTCGATTCGCATGGAGCCGGTCTTCATGATTTTAGGCCAGTCTGCCGCAGCGGCAGCTTGCAATGCAATTGATGGCGGAATTGGAGTTCAGGACGTTGATTACAATGTGCTTAAGGAAACGCTGAAGAAAAAGAATCAGGTGCTTAAACTGCAGTAA